A stretch of the Cyprinus carpio isolate SPL01 chromosome B4, ASM1834038v1, whole genome shotgun sequence genome encodes the following:
- the LOC122137230 gene encoding LOW QUALITY PROTEIN: uncharacterized protein LOC122137230 (The sequence of the model RefSeq protein was modified relative to this genomic sequence to represent the inferred CDS: inserted 1 base in 1 codon; deleted 4 bases in 3 codons) — translation MEEELQELQALVAQLRTDNEQLRQGPPAVRPAHSADPPVDATPPALFGQHGSALFELPAVSQAPSFITQALQHCHQADIKPVVTVRGQVRVRGRHVNRIPGGTLKLVAATCSTQYSSGAVLFEPPEVGLPAGLLASPALVRVVQGTVYIPVVNVGTTDIVLYPRVTIGALRCVDVVSLPSEVSEVQPVAVSASVQAARVTPVRDQIDSLDLSVLPMADQVKVRALLLNYESVFSTYEGDLGCTGLISHDIPLVDHTPIRQRHRRIPPSEYEVVKAHINQLLEAQIIRESSSPYASPIVLVRKKDGSLRLCVDYRRLNASTRKDAFPLPRIEETLDSLTGAQWFSTMDLASGYNQVPVTEGDRHKTAFCTPFGLFEWNRMPFGLCNAPSTFQRLMQRLFGDQQGESLLLYLDDIVVFSASVDQHLSRMEVVLNRLQREGLKAKLGKCXFFQRKGKYLGHVVSSEGVATDPSKVEAVTQWRCPTTAGEVRSFLGFASYYRRFVEGFAKVAAPLHGLVARLTNPKRRRCSEQDFVDAWSIQCQQSFEELKQRLSVAPVLAYADFSLPFVLELMPAMGGLGAVLSQEQGGKVRRAYASRGLRPTERRMDNYSSMKLEFLALKWAMTEKFREYLLGHKCLVFTDNNPLSHVLTAKLGATEQRWAAQLAAFDFEIRYRSGLCNRNADALSRQNPLTREDIQSLVPGQAIPRKDAQLAHGGPVAQVSQVTVFPGPPFVDMCSGQRADLHIAELLRFWRRQALPTPEERKQLPKPVVTMLRQWDRLLERDGVMYRLVRRPDGGEETLQVLLPMAMKEEVLTQLHQQHGHQDVERTTQLVRQRCYWPDMSSEIARWCQCERCQHAKGLPSTHSSFMGHLMASRPNEVLAIDFTVLEPSQSGIENVMVMTDVFSKYTWGVATRDQRAETVAQVLVSEWFCRLGVPSRIHSDQGRNFEATLIQQLCRFYGVEKSRTTPYHPAGNGQCERFNRTLHDLLRSLPDSQKGDWPLCLPQVFFSYNSTPHQSTGESPHFLSGQEPRLPVDFLLGRVQEPEAGCVQRWVLEHQNRLKVAFEAGVREQLRTAADRRKARHDGQVREEPLREVYQIVRAGEQVYSIAPVDNLGKPPTEEEEENGDWFVVVPETPQEGQRSVPPVETPPGVAGGDQTFADGLQEEADYTEVIVPAPGNVMVGVGSPELTPLEEDTGTRVKVRALLLNYESVFSTYEGDLGCTGLISHDIPLVDHTPIRQRHRRIPPSEYEVVKAHINQLLEAQIIRESSSPYASPIVLVRKKDGSLRLCVDYRRLNASTRKDAFPLPRIEETLDSLTGAQWFSTMDLASGYNQVPVTEGDRYKTAFCTPFGLFEWNRMPFGLCNAPSTFQCLMQRLFGDQQGESLLLYLDDIVVFSASVDQHLSRMEVVLNRLQREGLKAKLGKCSFFQRKVKYLGHVVSSEGVATDPSKVEAVTQWRCPTTAGEVRSFLGFASYYRRFVEGFAKVAAPLHGLVGRLTNPKRRRCSEQEFADAWSIQCQQSFEELKQRLSVAPVLAYADFSLPFVLEVDASYGGLGAVLSQEQGGKVRPIAYASRGLRPTERRMDNYSSMKLEFLALKWAMTEKFREYLLGHKCLVFTDNNPLSHVLTAKLGATEQRWAAQLAAFDFEIRYRSGRCNRNADALSRQNPLTREDIQSLVPGQAIPERIAQLAHGGPVAQVSQVTVFPGPPFVDMCSGQRADLHIAELLRFWRRQALPTPEERKQLPKPVVTMLRQWDRLLERDGVMYRLVRRPDGGEETLQVLLPMAMKEEVLTQLHQQHGHQGVERMTQLVRQRCYWPDMSSEIARWCQQCERCQHAKGLPSTHSSFMGHLMASRPNEVLAIDFTVLEPSQSGIKNGMVMTDVFSKYTWGVATRDQRAETVAQVLVSEWFCRLGVPSRIHSDQGRNFEATLIQQLCRFYGVEKSRTTPYHPAGNGQCERFNRTLHDLLRSLPDSQKGDWPLCLPQVLFSYNSTPHQSTGESPHFLMFGQEPRLPVDFLLGRVQEPEAGCVQRWVLEHQNRLKVAFEGVREQLRTAADRRKARHDGQVREEPLREGQLVLLRAFNVRGRHKIHDLWGQLVYQIVRAGEQVYSIVPVDNLGKVRQVHRSAIKPWVGKSPLVDPLKCSMLEPIAPTEEEEETGDWFVVVPETPQEGQRSVPPVETPSGVAGGDQTFADGLQEEAEYTEVIVPAPGNVMVGVGSPELTPLEEDTGVRCTRRLMAGYHSNPHHLPRTIERPRYEVGTGNSPVSSAVVAWFRPWH, via the exons ATGGAGGAGGAATTGCAGGAGCTCCAGGCGTTGGTGGCCCAGCTGCGGACTGATAATGAGCAGTTGCGACAGGGGCCACCAGCTGTGCGGCCAGCTCATAGTGCTGATCCACCTGTTGATGCGACTCCTCCAGCA CTCTTTGGCCAGCATGGCTCCGCTCTCTTCGAGCTACCGGCTGTGTCACAGGCTCCTTCATTTATTACACAGGCACTGCAACACTGTCATCAGGCCGACATTAAGCCTGTCGTAACTGTTAGGGGTCAAGTCAGGGTACGAGGTCGCCATGTGAATCGTATTCCCGGGGGGACATTAAAGCTGGTAGCTGCTACCTGTTCAACCCAGTATTCCAGTGGGGCAGTCTTATTTGAACCACCAGAGGTAGGTCTCCCAGCAGGTTTGTTAGCATCCCCTGCCTTGGTGAGAGTGGTCCAAGGAACGGTATATATACCGGTAGTAAATGTCGGTACAACGGATATCGTTCTGTATCCACGAGTTACTATTGGTGCGTTAAGATGCGTGGATGTGGTGAGTTTGCCTTCTGAGGTTAGCGAAGTTCAGCCGGTGGCAGTGTCAGCAAGCGTACAGGCGGCTCGAGTTACTCCAGTGCGGGATCAGATTGATTCCCTTGATCTGTCTGTACTGCCAATGGCAGACCAGGTTAAAGTTCGGGCTTTGCTGTTAAACTATGAGTCTGTGTTTTCCACATATGAGGGGGACCTTGGGTGCACAGGCCTGATTTCTCACGACATACCCCTTGTAGACCATACTCCCATTAGGCAGCGACATCGGCGGATACCTCCGTCCGAGTACGAGGTAGTGAAAGCGCACATAAATCAGCTCCTTGAGGCACAAATAATTAGGGAGAGCAGTAGTCCCTATGCATCACCTATCGTGCTCGTGAGAAAGAAGGATGGTAGTCTGCGCTTGTGTGTAGACTACCGCCGTCTGAATGCGAGCACAAGGAAGGATGCTTTTCCATTACCTCGTATCGAGGAGACCTTGGACTCACTGACGGGTGCCCAATGGTTTTCTACCATGGACCTCGCCAGTGGGTACAACCAGGTACCTGTTACGGAGGGGGATAGACACAAAACGGCCTTCTGTACTCCATTTGGCTTGTTTGAATGGAACAGGATGCCCTTTGGGCTGTGTAACGCTCCTAGCACCTTCCAGCGTTTGATGCAAAGACTGTTTGGTGATCAACAGGGAGAGTCCCTCCTTTTGTACCTCGATGATATAGTTGTGTTTTCGGCCTCAGTAGATCAACATCTCTCTCGGATGGAGGTGGTCCTGAATCGCCTTCAGAGGGAGGGATTAAAAGCTAAATTGGGGAAAT CATTTTTCCAGAGGAAGGGAAAGTATTTGGGTCATGTGGTCTCGTCTGAAGGGGTCGCTACAGACCCAAGTAAGGTTGAGGCAGTGACC CAGTGGCGTTGTCCCACTACTGCTGGTGAGGTGCGTTCCTTCCTGGGATTTGCCAGCTACTACCGTCGGTTTGTGGAGGGGTTTGCAAAAGTAGCTGCCCCGTTACATGGGCTAGTAGCAAGGCTGACCAATCCAAAACGTCGGAGGTGTTCGGAGCAGGACTTTGTCGATGCCTGGTCTATACAGTGTCAACAGAGCTTTGAGGAGTTGAAGCAGCGACTGTCTGTGGCCCCGGTGCTGGCCTATGCCGATTTCTCCTTGCCTTTTGTCCTGGAG TTGATGCCAGCTATGGGGGGTTTGGGGGCAGTACTGTCCCAGGAGCAGGGAGGAAAGGTACGACGAGCATATGCTAGTCGTGGTCTTCGGCCCACTGAGCGCCGTATGGACAATTACAGCTCTATGAAACTGGAGTTTCTGGCCCTCAAGTGGGCCATGACGGAAAAATTTAGGGAGTACCTGTTGGGCCATAAATGTCTGGTTTTTACAGACAACAACCCTCTCAGTCATGTTCTTACAGCCAAACTGGGTGCCACCGAACAGCGTTGGGCTGCTCAGTTGGCTGCTTTCGATTTCGAGATTAGGTATAGGTCCGGTCTCTGTAATAGAAATGCGGATGCCTTGTCTAGACAGAATCCACTTACAAGGGAGGACATTCAAAGTCTAGTGCCGGGGCAGGCTATCCCCCGAAAGGAT GCTCAATTAGCCCATGGGGGACCGGTGGCCCAGGTGAGCCAGGTAACAGTGTTCCCAGGTCCACCCTTTGTAGATATGTGCTCAGGTCAGAGGGCCGATCTACATATTGCAGAACTGTTAAGGTTCTGGCGACGACAGGCACTCCCAACACCGGAGGAGCGCAAGCAGTTGCCAAAACCAGTGGTCACGATGCTTCGGCAGTGGGACCGATTGCTGGAGCGGGATGGTGTAATGTACCGTCTGGTGAGGCGCCCAGACGGTGGGGAAGAAACACTGCAGGTTTTATTGCCTATGGCTATGAAGGAGGAAGTTTTGACACAGTTACATCAGCAGCACGGACATCAGGATGTGGAACGGACGACTCAGCTGGTGCGACAACGGTGCTATTGGCCAGACATGTCTTCTGAGATTGCACGTTGGTGCCAATGTGAGAGGTGCCAGCATGCGAAGGGCCTTCCCTCGACACACAGTAGTTTCATGGGGCACTTGATGGCTTCCCGGCCGAATGAAGTTCTGGCCATCGATTTTACAGTTCTGGAGCCTTCCCAGTCTGGTATTGAGAACGTTATGGTAATGACTGATGTATTCTCTAAATATACGTGGGGTGTGGCTACCAGAGATCAGCGGGCAGAGACGGTGGCACAGGTTCTGGTATCTGAATGGTTTTGCCGACTCGGTGTTCCGAGTCGTATCCATTCAGATCAGGGTCGGAACTTTGAGGCCACCCTTATCCAACAGCTTTGCCGCTTTTATGGTGTTGAGAAGTCTCGCACTACTCCGTACCATCCGGCTGGTAACGGACAGTGCGAGCGGTTTAATAGGACCTTGCACGATTTGTTGCGTTCTCTGCCCGACTCTCAGAAGGGCGACTGGCCGCTCTGTCTTCCCCAGgtgtttttttcatataatagTACCCCCCATCAGAGTACTGGAGAATCCCCGCACTTTTTGAGTGGCCAGGAACCTCGGCTCCCAGTGGATTTCCTGCTTGGGAGAGTCCAGGAGCCGGAGGCCGGCTGTGTGCAGAGGTGGGTATTAGAACATCAGAATAGGCTCAAAGTAGCTTTTGAGGCGGGGGTGCGAGAGCAGCTACGGACTGCGGCGGACCGCCGCAAGGCCCGCCATGATGGACAGGTCCGGGAGGAACCCTTACGGGAGG TATATCAGATTGTAAGAGCAGGTGAGCAGGTATATTCTATTGCGCCAGTGGACAATCTGGGCAAA CCACCcactgaggaagaagaggagaatGGAGATTGGTTTGTAGTGGTGCCTGAGACCCCTCAGGAGGGGCAGAGGTCAGTACCACCAGTTGAGACCCCACCAGGAGTTGCCGGAGGGGACCAAACTTTTGCAGATGGTCTTCAAGAGGAGGCAGATTATACAGAGGTTATAGTACCCGCCCCAGGTAATGTGATGGTGGGAGTAGGGTCACCAGAGCTTACTCCTCTCGAGGAGGATACGGGG ACCAGGGTTAAAGTTCGGGCTTTGCTGTTAAACTATGAGTCTGTGTTTTCCACATATGAGGGGGACCTTGGGTGCACAGGCCTCATTTCTCACGACATACCCCTTGTAGACCATACTCCCATTAGGCAGCGACATCGGCGGATACCTCCGTCCGAGTACGAGGTAGTGAAAGCGCACATAAATCAGCTCCTTGAGGCACAAATAATTAGGGAGAGCAGTAGTCCCTATGCATCACCTATCGTGCTCGTGAGAAAGAAGGATGGTAGTCTGCGCTTGTGTGTAGACTACCGCCGTCTGAATGCGAGCACAAGGAAGGATGCTTTTCCATTACCTCGTATCGAGGAGACCTTGGACTCACTGACGGGTGCCCAATGGTTTTCTACCATGGACCTCGCCAGTGGGTACAACCAGGTACCTGTTACGGAGGGGGATAGATACAAAACGGCCTTCTGTACTCCATTTGGCTTGTTTGAATGGAACAGGATGCCCTTTGGGCTGTGTAACGCTCCTAGCACCTTCCAGTGTTTGATGCAAAGACTGTTTGGTGATCAACAGGGAGAGTCCCTCCTTTTGTACCTCGATGATATAGTTGTGTTTTCGGCCTCAGTAGATCAACATCTCTCTCGGATGGAGGTGGTCCTGAATCGCCTTCAGAGGGAGGGATTAAAAGCTAAATTGGGGAAATGTTCATTTTTCCAGAGGAAGGTAAAGTATTTGGGTCATGTGGTCTCGTCTGAAGGGGTCGCTACAGACCCAAGTAAGGTTGAGGCAGTGACCCAGTGGCGTTGTCCCACTACTGCTGGTGAGGTGCGTTCCTTCCTGGGATTTGCCAGCTACTACCGTCGGTTTGTGGAGGGGTTTGCAAAAGTAGCTGCCCCGTTACATGGGCTAGTAGGAAGGCTGACCAATCCAAAACGTCGGAGGTGTTCGGAGCAGGAATTTGCCGATGCCTGGTCTATACAGTGTCAACAGAGCTTTGAGGAGTTGAAGCAGCGACTGTCTGTGGCCCCGGTGCTGGCCTATGCCGATTTCTCCTTGCCTTTTGTCCTGGAGGTTGATGCCAGCTATGGGGGTTTGGGGGCAGTACTGTCCCAGGAGCAGGGAGGAAAGGTACGACCGATAGCATATGCTAGTCGTGGTCTTCGGCCCACTGAGCGCCGTATGGACAATTATAGCTCTATGAAACTGGAGTTTCTGGCGCTCAAGTGGGCCATGACGGAAAAATTTAGGGAGTACCTGTTGGGCCATAAATGTCTGGTTTTTACAGACAACAACCCTCTCAGTCATGTTCTTACAGCCAAACTGGGTGCCACCGAACAGCGTTGGGCTGCTCAGTTGGCTGCTTTCGATTTCGAGATTAGGTATAGGTCCGGTCGCTGTAATAGAAATGCGGATGCCTTGTCTAGACAGAATCCACTTACAAGGGAGGACATTCAAAGTCTAGTGCCGGGGCAGGCTATCCCTGAAAGGATAGCTCAATTAGCCCATGGGGGACCGGTGGCCCAGGTGAGCCAGGTAACAGTGTTCCCAGGTCCACCCTTTGTAGATATGTGCTCAGGTCAGAGGGCCGATCTACATATTGCAGAACTGTTAAGGTTCTGGCGACGACAGGCACTCCCAACACCGGAGGAGCGCAAGCAGTTGCCAAAACCAGTGGTCACGATGCTTCGGCAGTGGGACCGATTGCTGGAGCGGGATGGTGTAATGTACCGTCTGGTGAGGCGCCCAGACGGTGGGGAAGAAACACTGCAGGTTTTATTGCCTATGGCTATGAAGGAGGAAGTTTTGACACAGTTACATCAGCAGCACGGACATCAGGGTGTGGAACGGATGACTCAGCTGGTGCGACAACGGTGCTATTGGCCAGACATGTCTTCTGAGATTGCACGTTGGTGCCAGCAATGTGAGAGGTGCCAGCATGCGAAGGGCCTTCCCTCGACACACAGTAGTTTCATGGGGCACTTGATGGCTTCCCGGCCGAATGAAGTTCTGGCCATCGATTTTACAGTTCTGGAGCCTTCCCAGTCTGGTATTAAGAACGGTATGGTAATGACTGATGTATTCTCTAAATATACGTGGGGTGTGGCTACCAGAGATCAGCGGGCAGAGACGGTGGCACAGGTTCTGGTATCTGAATGGTTTTGCCGACTCGGTGTTCCGAGTCGTATCCATTCAGATCAGGGTCGGAACTTTGAGGCCACCCTTATCCAACAGCTTTGCCGCTTTTATGGTGTTGAGAAGTCTCGCACTACTCCGTACCATCCGGCTGGTAACGGACAGTGCGAGCGGTTTAATAGGACCTTGCACGATTTGTTGCGTTCTCTGCCCGACTCTCAGAAGGGCGACTGGCCGCTCTGTCTTCCCCAGGTGTTATTTTCATATAATAGTACCCCCCATCAGAGTACTGGAGAATCCCCGCACTTTTTGATGTTTGGCCAGGAACCTCGGCTCCCAGTGGATTTCCTGCTTGGGAGAGTCCAGGAGCCGGAGGCCGGCTGTGTGCAGAGGTGGGTATTAGAACATCAGAATAGGCTCAAAGTAGCTTTTGAGGGGGTGCGAGAGCAGCTAAGGACTGCGGCGGACCGCCGCAAGGCCCGTCATGATGGACAGGTCCGGGAGGAACCCTTACGGGAGGGTCAGTTGGTGCTCCTTCGAGCTTTTAATGTGAGAGGTAGACATAAGATACACGATCTCTGGGGCCAATTAGTATATCAGATTGTAAGAGCAGGTGAGCAGGTATATTCTATTGTGCCAGTGGACAATCTGGGCAAAGTGAGACAAGTACATCGCTCTGCAATAAAGCCATGGGTTGGTAAAAGTCCTTTGGTTGACCCCCTTAAGTGTAGTATGTTGGAGCCAATAGCACCcactgaggaagaagaggagacTGGAGATTGGTTTGTAGTGGTGCCTGAGACCCCTCAGGAGGGGCAGAGGTCAGTACCACCAGTTGAGACCCCATCAGGAGTTGCCGGAGGGGACCAAACTTTTGCAGATGGTCTTCAAGAGGAGGCAGAGTATACAGAGGTTATAGTACCCGCCCCAGGTAATGTGATGGTGGGAGTAGGGTCACCAGAGCTTACTCCTCTCGAGGAGGATACGGGGGTAAGGTGTACAAGGAGGTTGATGGCAGGGTACCATTCAAATCCACATCACCTCCCTCGCACAATAGAAAGACCAAGGTATGAAGTGGGTACAGGCAATAGTCCGGTATCTAGTGCTGTGGTTGCCTGGTTTCGACCCTGGCATTAA
- the LOC122137229 gene encoding C-C chemokine receptor type 8-like — MNSTTTGASSNSTTAFISLCVQIPLLSINILLGFPTHSYVLWLIITGNGFATEFFNLNHSFCEIGICVDFLIFLLSSYISSLLPLALFFQGLSITGRPLFQCLICVERYLAVVHPVTFLKYKPLRYRVICCTAAWLFTLSSCLACLIIILLSSIVVHAWFFSIQFLLYLPIQFFCLVAVLRALKQSGPGERKREKEDENQMKRRAFNVILITTVSMAITYMPATISGIYTFLTQQYNVIFWIPSMLSYVLAGFVQPVLYLHRAGKLSCLCS, encoded by the coding sequence ATGAATTCCACCACAACAGGAGCTTCCAGCAACTCCACAACTGCTTTCATCTCGCTCTGTGTGCAAATTCCTTTACTCAGCATTAACATCTTGCTTGGTTTTCCAACACACTCATATGTATTATGGCTCATCATCACAGGAAATGGATTTGCAACAGAATTCTTCAACCTCAATCACTCTTTTTGTGAGATTGGTATCTGTGTggattttttaatctttttactgTCAAGTTATATTTCAAGCCTCTTACCATTAGCACTGTTTTTCCAAGGACTTTCCATCACTGGCCGTCCattgtttcagtgtctgatctgtgttgagcgttacctggcagtggttcatcctgtaacctttctgaagtacaaacctctcagatatagagtGATCTGCTGCACTGCTGCCTGGTTATTCACTCTTAGCTCCTGTTTGGCCTGCCTGATCATAATATTGTTATCTAGCATTGTTGTGCATGCATGGTTCTTCTCGATACAGTTTCTGCTCTATCTCCCCATTCAGTTCttttgtcttgtggctgttctcagagctttgaagcagtcaggaccaggagagagaaagagagaaaaagaggacgAAAACCAAATGAAGAGAAGAGCGTTTAATGTAATTCTAATAACTACTGTGTCTATGGCTATCACATACATGCCAGCCACTATCTCTGGAATCTATACCTTTCTGACACAGcagtataatgtaatattttggatTCCCTCTATGCTTTCTTATGTACTAGCTGGTTTTGTTCAGCCTGTTCTCTATCTGCACCGGGCTGGAAAACTCTCCTGCCTCTGTTCATAA